One region of Kytococcus sedentarius DSM 20547 genomic DNA includes:
- the ccsB gene encoding c-type cytochrome biogenesis protein CcsB, with amino-acid sequence MNVLATAPVVLPMAVDEPMARTSDIALVVTMSILALSMLAYTGYLAAADGRRFGTAGQFLAWAGTAALIVTIATRGLSVSRAPLGNMYEFALAAAGFAMLGFSLWSAVRDTRWLGLFVVGPVLLVLGAAATAWWTEASQLMPSLQSSWLVIHVTVATLSIGVFILGFALAVLFLLKRRREESGGSWGPAFLDRVPGVDRLDKFTYSAHIIGFPLWTFTLVAGAIWAERSWGRYWGWDPKEVWTFVIWVVYAAYLHARATAGWTRHAVWLAIAGFVCIIINYAIVNVYFVGYHSYSGM; translated from the coding sequence ATGAACGTGCTGGCAACCGCGCCGGTGGTGCTGCCGATGGCTGTGGACGAGCCGATGGCCCGCACCTCGGACATCGCGCTGGTGGTGACGATGAGCATCCTGGCGCTCTCGATGCTCGCCTACACCGGGTACCTCGCAGCGGCGGACGGTCGACGCTTCGGCACCGCGGGGCAGTTCCTCGCCTGGGCCGGGACGGCGGCGCTGATCGTCACGATCGCCACGCGCGGGCTCTCGGTGAGCCGCGCCCCGCTGGGCAACATGTACGAGTTCGCCCTGGCGGCGGCCGGCTTCGCGATGCTGGGCTTCAGCCTGTGGAGCGCCGTGCGTGACACCCGGTGGCTGGGGCTGTTCGTGGTGGGCCCGGTGCTGCTGGTGCTGGGAGCGGCCGCCACGGCCTGGTGGACCGAGGCCTCCCAGCTGATGCCCTCGCTGCAGAGCTCGTGGCTGGTCATCCACGTGACGGTGGCGACCTTGTCCATCGGCGTGTTCATCCTGGGCTTCGCCCTGGCGGTGCTGTTCCTGCTCAAGCGGCGGCGGGAGGAGTCCGGCGGCAGCTGGGGGCCGGCCTTCCTGGACCGCGTGCCGGGCGTTGACCGGCTGGACAAGTTCACCTACTCGGCGCACATCATCGGCTTCCCGCTGTGGACGTTCACGCTGGTGGCCGGCGCCATCTGGGCCGAGCGTTCGTGGGGCCGTTACTGGGGGTGGGACCCCAAGGAGGTCTGGACCTTCGTGATCTGGGTGGTCTACGCCGCCTACCTGCACGCCCGCGCCACGGCCGGGTGGACGCGCCACGCGGTGTGGTTGGCGATCGCCGGATTCGTGTGCATCATCATCAACTACGCCATCGTGAACGTGTACTTCGTTGGCTACCACTCGTACTCGGGGATGTGA